From Streptomyces sp. NBC_00683, one genomic window encodes:
- the rplN gene encoding 50S ribosomal protein L14 → MIQQESRLRVADNTGAKEILTIRVLGGSGRRYAGIGDVIVATVKDAIPGGNVKKGDVVKAVIVRTVKERRRQDGSYIRFDENAAVILKNDGDPRGTRIFGPVGRELREKKFMKIISLAPEVL, encoded by the coding sequence GTGATCCAGCAGGAGTCGCGACTGCGCGTCGCCGACAACACGGGTGCGAAGGAAATTCTCACCATCCGTGTTCTCGGTGGCTCGGGTCGCCGCTACGCGGGCATCGGTGACGTCATCGTCGCCACCGTCAAGGACGCGATCCCCGGTGGCAACGTGAAGAAGGGTGACGTCGTCAAGGCCGTCATCGTTCGCACCGTCAAGGAGCGTCGTCGTCAGGATGGCTCGTACATCCGCTTCGACGAGAACGCCGCTGTCATTCTCAAGAACGACGGCGACCCCCGCGGCACCCGTATCTTCGGCCCCGTGGGCCGAGAGCTGCGCGAGAAGAAGTTCATGAAGATCATCTCGCTCGCGCCGGAGGTGCTGTAA
- the rpsQ gene encoding 30S ribosomal protein S17 — translation MSEKTVTETNTDRGFRKTREGLVVSDKMDKTVVVAVEDRVKHALYGKVIRRTNKLKAHDEQNAAGVGDRVIIMETRPLSASKRWRIVEILEKAK, via the coding sequence ATGAGCGAGAAGACTGTGACTGAGACCAACACTGACCGCGGTTTCCGCAAGACCCGTGAGGGTCTGGTCGTCAGCGACAAGATGGACAAGACCGTCGTCGTCGCTGTCGAGGACCGCGTCAAGCACGCGCTGTACGGCAAGGTCATCCGCCGTACGAACAAGCTCAAGGCCCACGACGAGCAGAACGCTGCAGGCGTCGGCGACCGCGTCATCATCATGGAGACGCGTCCGCTGTCCGCTTCGAAGCGCTGGCGCATCGTCGAGATCCTCGAGAAGGCCAAGTAA
- the rpmC gene encoding 50S ribosomal protein L29, translating into MSAGTKASELRELGNEELLNKLREAKEELFNLRFQAATGQLENHGRLKSVRKDIARIYTLMRERELGIETVESV; encoded by the coding sequence ATGTCGGCCGGTACCAAGGCGTCCGAGCTGCGCGAGCTGGGCAACGAGGAGCTCCTCAACAAGCTCCGCGAGGCCAAGGAAGAGCTGTTCAACCTCCGCTTCCAGGCGGCGACGGGCCAGCTCGAGAACCACGGTCGGCTCAAGTCCGTCCGTAAGGACATCGCCCGGATCTACACCCTGATGCGCGAGCGCGAGCTGGGCATCGAGACGGTGGAGAGCGTCTGA
- the rplP gene encoding 50S ribosomal protein L16, with translation MLIPRRVKHRKQHHPKRSGMSKGGTQVAFGEYGIQALTPAYVTNRQIEAARIAMTRHIKRGGKVWINIYPDRPLTKKPAETRMGSGKGSPEWWIANVKPGRVMFELSYPNEKIAREALTRAAHKLPMKCRIVRREAGES, from the coding sequence ATGCTGATCCCCCGTAGGGTCAAGCACCGCAAGCAGCACCACCCGAAGCGCAGCGGTATGTCCAAGGGTGGCACGCAGGTTGCGTTCGGCGAGTACGGCATCCAGGCGCTGACCCCGGCGTACGTGACGAACCGCCAGATCGAGGCAGCTCGTATCGCGATGACCCGCCACATCAAGCGTGGCGGCAAGGTCTGGATCAACATCTACCCGGACCGCCCCCTGACGAAGAAGCCTGCCGAGACCCGCATGGGTTCCGGTAAGGGTTCTCCCGAGTGGTGGATCGCGAACGTCAAGCCCGGTCGGGTGATGTTCGAGCTGTCCTACCCGAACGAGAAGATTGCTCGTGAGGCGCTCACCCGCGCTGCTCACAAGCTTCCGATGAAGTGCCGGATCGTTCGGCGCGAGGCAGGTGAGTCGTGA
- the rpsC gene encoding 30S ribosomal protein S3 — MGQKVNPHGFRLGITTDFKSRWYADKLYKDYVKEDVAIRRMMTKGMERAGISKVEIERTRDRVRVDIHTARPGIVIGRRGAEADRIRGELEKLTGKQVQLNILEVKNPEVDAQLVAQAVAEQLSSRVSFRRAMRKSMQSTMKAGAKGIKIQCGGRLGGAEMSRSEFYREGRVPLHTLRANVDYGFFEAKTTFGRIGVKVWIYKGDVKNIAEVRAENAAARAGNRPARGGADRPAGRGGRGGERGGRGRKPQQSAPAAEAPKADAPAAAAPAESTGTEA, encoded by the coding sequence ATGGGCCAGAAGGTTAACCCGCATGGGTTCCGGCTCGGCATTACCACGGACTTCAAGTCCCGTTGGTACGCCGACAAGCTGTACAAGGACTACGTCAAGGAAGACGTTGCCATTCGTCGCATGATGACGAAGGGCATGGAGCGTGCCGGTATCTCGAAGGTTGAGATCGAGCGCACCCGCGACCGCGTCCGCGTTGACATCCACACTGCCCGCCCGGGCATCGTCATCGGTCGCCGTGGCGCCGAGGCCGACCGCATCCGTGGCGAGCTGGAGAAGCTGACCGGCAAGCAGGTCCAGCTGAACATCCTCGAGGTCAAGAACCCCGAGGTGGACGCTCAGCTGGTGGCCCAGGCCGTCGCCGAGCAGCTCTCCTCCCGCGTCTCCTTCCGTCGTGCCATGCGTAAGAGCATGCAGAGCACGATGAAGGCCGGCGCAAAGGGCATCAAGATCCAGTGCGGTGGCCGCCTCGGCGGCGCCGAGATGTCCCGCTCGGAGTTCTACCGCGAGGGCCGCGTGCCCCTGCACACGCTCCGTGCGAACGTCGACTACGGCTTCTTCGAGGCCAAGACGACCTTCGGCCGCATCGGTGTGAAGGTCTGGATCTACAAGGGCGACGTCAAGAACATCGCCGAGGTCCGCGCCGAGAACGCAGCGGCTCGCGCCGGCAACCGTCCGGCTCGTGGCGGCGCTGACCGCCCGGCCGGCCGTGGTGGCCGTGGTGGCGAGCGTGGCGGTCGCGGCCGCAAGCCGCAGCAGTCCGCGCCGGCAGCAGAGGCCCCCAAGGCCGACGCTCCCGCCGCCGCTGCTCCGGCTGAGAGCACCGGAACGGAGGCCTGA
- the rplV gene encoding 50S ribosomal protein L22 — MEARAQARYIRVTPMKARRVVDLIRGMDATEAQAVLRFAPQAASVPVGKVLDSAIANAAHNYDHTDASSLVISEAYVDEGPTLKRFRPRAQGRAYRIRKRTSHITVVVSSKEGTR; from the coding sequence ATGGAAGCCAGGGCCCAGGCGCGGTACATCCGCGTCACGCCCATGAAGGCCCGCCGAGTGGTGGACCTCATCCGTGGCATGGATGCCACGGAGGCTCAGGCGGTCCTGCGTTTCGCCCCGCAGGCCGCGAGCGTGCCGGTTGGCAAGGTGCTTGACAGCGCCATTGCCAACGCTGCACACAACTACGACCACACCGACGCCTCTTCGCTGGTCATCAGCGAGGCGTACGTGGACGAGGGCCCGACCCTGAAGCGGTTCCGTCCGCGTGCTCAGGGCCGTGCCTACCGGATCCGTAAGCGGACCAGCCACATCACCGTGGTCGTCAGCAGCAAGGAAGGAACCCGGTAA
- the rpsS gene encoding 30S ribosomal protein S19 produces the protein MPRSLKKGPFVDGHLIKKVDVQNEAGTKNVIKTWSRRSMIIPAMLGHTIAVHNGKIHVPVFVTESMVGHKLGEFSPTRTFRGHVKDDRKSKRR, from the coding sequence ATGCCGCGCAGTCTCAAGAAGGGGCCCTTCGTCGACGGCCACCTCATCAAGAAGGTGGACGTACAGAACGAGGCAGGCACCAAGAACGTCATCAAGACCTGGTCCCGTCGCTCGATGATCATCCCGGCCATGCTGGGCCACACCATCGCGGTGCACAACGGCAAGATCCACGTCCCGGTGTTCGTCACCGAGTCGATGGTCGGCCACAAGCTCGGTGAGTTCTCGCCGACTCGCACCTTCCGCGGCCACGTCAAGGACGACCGGAAGTCGAAGCGCCGCTAG
- the rplB gene encoding 50S ribosomal protein L2, translating into MGIRKYKPTTPGRRGSSVADFVEITRSTPEKSLVRPLHSKGGRNNAGRVTVRHQGGGHKRAYRVIDFRRHDKDGVPAKVAHIEYDPNRTARIALLHYADGEKRYIVAPRGLSQGDRIENGPTADIKPGNNLALRNIPVGTTIHAIELRPGGGAKFARSAGASVQLLAKEGTMAHLRMPSGEIRLVDARCRATIGEVGNAEQSNINWGKAGRMRWKGVRPTVRGVAMNPVDHPHGGGEGKTSGGRHPVSPWGQKEGRTRSPKKASSKYIVRRRKTNKKR; encoded by the coding sequence ATGGGTATCCGCAAGTACAAGCCGACGACCCCGGGCCGTCGTGGCTCCAGCGTCGCCGACTTTGTCGAGATCACGCGGTCCACGCCGGAGAAGTCGCTGGTCCGCCCCCTGCACAGCAAGGGCGGCCGTAACAACGCCGGTCGTGTGACCGTTCGCCACCAGGGCGGTGGCCACAAGCGCGCCTACCGAGTGATCGACTTCCGTCGTCACGACAAGGACGGCGTGCCGGCCAAGGTCGCGCACATCGAGTACGACCCGAACCGCACTGCGCGCATCGCGCTGCTGCACTACGCGGACGGCGAGAAGCGTTACATCGTCGCTCCCCGTGGTCTGTCGCAGGGTGACCGCATCGAGAACGGGCCGACCGCAGACATCAAGCCGGGCAACAACCTGGCGCTGCGCAACATCCCGGTCGGTACGACCATCCACGCCATCGAGCTGCGGCCCGGCGGCGGCGCGAAGTTCGCCCGTTCCGCGGGTGCCTCCGTGCAGCTGCTGGCGAAGGAGGGCACGATGGCCCACCTTCGTATGCCTTCCGGAGAGATCCGGCTGGTCGACGCCCGCTGCCGCGCCACCATCGGTGAGGTCGGCAACGCCGAGCAGTCGAACATCAACTGGGGCAAGGCCGGCCGTATGCGCTGGAAGGGCGTACGCCCGACCGTCCGCGGTGTCGCGATGAACCCGGTTGACCACCCGCACGGTGGTGGTGAAGGCAAGACCTCCGGTGGACGTCACCCGGTCTCGCCGTGGGGTCAGAAGGAGGGTCGTACTCGCTCGCCGAAGAAGGCATCGAGCAAGTACATCGTCCGCCGCCGCAAGACGAACAAGAAGCGCTAG
- the rplW gene encoding 50S ribosomal protein L23, with amino-acid sequence MSEATVTSSTITSKTYSDPRDVLVKPVVSEKSYALLDENKYTFIVAPGSNKTQIKQAVEAVFSVKVTGVNTINRQGKRKRTKTGFGKRADTKRAIVTLAEGDRIDIFGGPTS; translated from the coding sequence ATGAGCGAGGCGACCGTTACCAGCTCGACCATCACGAGCAAGACCTACTCGGACCCGCGCGACGTTCTCGTCAAGCCGGTTGTGTCCGAGAAGAGCTACGCGCTGCTCGACGAGAACAAGTACACGTTCATCGTCGCGCCGGGCTCCAACAAGACCCAGATCAAGCAGGCCGTGGAAGCGGTCTTCTCGGTCAAGGTCACCGGGGTCAACACGATCAACCGGCAGGGCAAGCGCAAGCGGACCAAGACCGGCTTCGGCAAGCGCGCTGACACCAAGCGCGCCATCGTGACCCTCGCCGAGGGCGACCGTATCGACATCTTCGGCGGCCCGACCTCCTGA
- the rplD gene encoding 50S ribosomal protein L4 produces the protein MSTIDILSPAGDKAGTVELPAEIFDAKTSVPLIHQVVVAQLAAARQGTHSTKRRGEVRGGGRKPYRQKGTGRARQGSTRAPQFAGGGVVHGPKPRDYSQRTPKKMKAAALRGALSDRARHSRIHVVTGVVEGGVSTKAAKTLFGKISERSNLLLVVDRADEAAWLSARNLPQVHILEPGQLNTYDVIVSDDVVFTQAAFESFVSGPQTAETEGSDA, from the coding sequence ATGAGCACCATTGACATCCTTTCGCCGGCAGGCGACAAGGCCGGTACCGTCGAGCTCCCCGCGGAGATCTTCGACGCGAAGACCAGCGTTCCGCTGATCCACCAGGTCGTTGTCGCACAGCTGGCAGCTGCCCGTCAGGGCACGCACTCGACCAAGCGCCGCGGTGAAGTCCGCGGTGGTGGCCGTAAGCCTTACCGCCAGAAGGGCACCGGCCGCGCCCGCCAGGGTTCGACCCGTGCGCCGCAGTTCGCGGGCGGTGGCGTCGTCCACGGCCCGAAGCCGCGTGACTACTCGCAGCGCACCCCGAAGAAGATGAAGGCCGCCGCCCTGCGCGGTGCCCTCTCCGACCGGGCGCGTCACTCGCGCATCCACGTCGTCACCGGCGTGGTCGAGGGTGGAGTTTCCACGAAGGCCGCCAAGACGCTGTTCGGCAAGATCTCGGAGCGCAGCAACCTGCTCCTGGTCGTCGACCGCGCCGACGAGGCCGCGTGGCTGTCCGCACGCAACCTGCCCCAGGTGCACATCCTGGAGCCGGGCCAGCTGAACACGTACGACGTGATCGTCTCTGACGACGTGGTCTTCACTCAGGCCGCTTTCGAGTCCTTCGTGTCTGGCCCCCAGACCGCTGAGACCGAAGGGAGCGACGCCTGA
- the rplC gene encoding 50S ribosomal protein L3, with amino-acid sequence MSKNIKGVLGEKLGMTQVWDENNRVVPVTVVKAGPCVVTQVRTNDSDGYESVQIAFGEIDPRKVNKPLKGHFAKADVTPRRHLVELRTPDSSEYTLGQEITAEVFESGVKVDVTGKSKGKGFAGVMKRHNFKGLGAGHGVQRKHRSPGSIGGCATPGRVFKGMRMAGRMGNERVTTQNLTIHAVDAEKGLLLIKGAVPGPNGGLVLVRTAAKGA; translated from the coding sequence ATGAGCAAGAACATCAAGGGCGTCCTGGGCGAGAAGCTCGGCATGACCCAGGTCTGGGACGAGAACAACCGGGTTGTCCCGGTGACCGTCGTCAAGGCCGGTCCGTGCGTCGTGACGCAGGTCCGCACCAACGACAGCGACGGCTACGAGTCGGTCCAGATCGCCTTCGGCGAGATCGACCCGCGCAAGGTGAACAAGCCCCTCAAGGGCCACTTCGCCAAGGCCGACGTGACCCCGCGCCGCCACCTGGTGGAGCTCCGCACCCCTGACTCCAGCGAGTACACGCTGGGCCAGGAGATCACTGCCGAGGTGTTCGAGTCCGGCGTCAAGGTTGACGTCACGGGCAAGAGCAAGGGCAAGGGCTTCGCCGGTGTCATGAAGCGTCACAACTTCAAGGGCCTCGGCGCCGGCCACGGCGTCCAGCGCAAGCACCGTTCCCCCGGTTCGATCGGTGGCTGCGCCACCCCTGGGCGTGTCTTCAAGGGCATGCGCATGGCCGGCCGGATGGGCAACGAGCGCGTCACCACCCAGAACCTGACCATCCACGCGGTTGACGCGGAGAAGGGTCTGCTGCTCATCAAGGGCGCAGTCCCCGGTCCGAACGGCGGCCTCGTCCTGGTCCGTACCGCGGCCAAGGGGGCTTGA
- the rpsJ gene encoding 30S ribosomal protein S10 — MAGQKIRIRLKAYDHEVIDSSAKKIVETVTRTGASVAGPVPLPTEKNVYCVIKSPHKYKDSREHFEMRTHKRLIDILDPTPKTVDSLMRLDLPAGVDIEIKL; from the coding sequence ATGGCGGGACAGAAGATCCGCATCCGGCTCAAGGCCTACGACCACGAGGTCATCGACTCCTCGGCGAAGAAGATCGTCGAGACGGTGACCCGCACTGGTGCGTCGGTCGCAGGCCCGGTGCCGCTGCCCACTGAGAAGAACGTGTACTGCGTCATCAAGTCGCCGCACAAGTACAAGGACTCTCGCGAGCACTTCGAGATGCGCACGCACAAGCGCCTCATCGACATTCTCGACCCCACGCCGAAGACGGTTGACTCGCTGATGCGCCTCGACCTGCCGGCTGGCGTCGACATCGAGATCAAGCTCTGA
- a CDS encoding GNAT family N-acetyltransferase: MDTNTAPAWTLRLADLRDLETIVELRAAVMRPDLERLGRYDEHRVRQRLRDAYVPAHTSVVEADGVFAGCVALRPREGGGLWLEHFYLSPALQGRGLGSAVLRALLARTDAEGTTVRLNVLQGSAARRLYERHGFVLEDEDPVDVFMVRAPRT, translated from the coding sequence GTGGATACGAACACGGCCCCTGCCTGGACGCTGCGGCTCGCTGACCTGCGGGACCTCGAGACGATCGTGGAGCTCCGGGCGGCCGTGATGCGCCCCGACCTGGAGCGTCTGGGCCGCTACGACGAACATCGCGTACGACAGCGCCTGCGGGACGCCTACGTCCCCGCGCACACCTCGGTCGTGGAGGCCGACGGGGTCTTCGCGGGCTGCGTCGCCCTGCGCCCGCGTGAGGGCGGCGGCCTCTGGCTGGAGCACTTCTACCTCTCCCCCGCTCTCCAGGGCCGCGGGCTCGGCTCCGCGGTCCTGCGCGCACTCCTGGCCCGCACGGACGCCGAGGGCACCACCGTCCGGCTGAACGTGCTCCAGGGCAGCGCGGCAAGGCGTCTGTACGAGCGCCACGGCTTCGTCCTGGAGGACGAGGACCCCGTCGACGTCTTCATGGTCCGCGCACCGAGGACCTGA
- a CDS encoding PIG-L family deacetylase, translated as MPRRTALLAATATAALSACSVPAPRRRNPTPNPAPGFPISSTRRALLMQILAHPDDDLYFMNPDTRQLLDAGTPLVCVYLTAGEADGVNKVPGAGRPAPDRAAYSSSRHQGLRQAYATLLGLGRFTPWQRSVVTLHGRHRAEINVLANGARRVELIFLNTAMHTSHGRLGLPSLWRDRHLVLRTVVAADSPLRRAGSYTYEGLVDVIAGLLERYRPTVVHTLDPDPDIQHSPEAVRRRDSEQRGYSDHADHTAAGCFAWAAMIRWVARSTGDGGAVPGFAVTSFRGYYNRHWPKNLPPGVLAEKAGHLVPYGGSPDWECGNPSGCGDYNVGGDRPLTNRKGWVRSTHHRYPGARPAVAAEPDGRLVAYGVLGLRAVRWRESAPGSGVWDEPDDLGGGPLAPSLGSAVLPDGRQLLLGLRFAALGGHGSDNEREIVLLEQRSPGGGFRAWRGLGNPARGQDHGRRIGVPVAVTAPDGRVHLFVRNAEKGLSTRVRDAAGRWSGWRDLGGGAVQDGLSTAVDGAGRVHVHAAGRHAVHHWTQDAPGDGLTARAELTGAPVPGDPPTALVGADGSVELFYRARASSRLTAVRAGAAADRDDFDGYGPVAAAPAPLGPMLLGRTEEGLIQLRTGRGLSVRTRGPAALDGTALHLGADGRPAVVGLGPDAVPWIWRP; from the coding sequence GTGCCCCGGCGCACCGCCCTGCTGGCGGCCACCGCGACGGCCGCCCTCAGCGCCTGTTCCGTACCGGCCCCCCGGCGCCGCAACCCCACGCCGAACCCCGCCCCGGGCTTCCCGATCAGCAGTACGCGGCGGGCCCTGCTCATGCAGATACTCGCCCACCCGGACGACGACCTGTACTTCATGAACCCGGACACCCGGCAGCTGCTCGACGCCGGGACGCCCCTGGTCTGCGTCTATCTCACGGCGGGCGAGGCCGACGGCGTCAACAAGGTCCCCGGTGCCGGGCGGCCGGCCCCGGACCGGGCCGCGTACTCCTCCTCACGCCATCAGGGCCTCCGGCAGGCGTACGCGACCCTCCTCGGGCTCGGCAGGTTCACCCCCTGGCAGCGGTCCGTCGTCACCCTGCACGGCCGCCACCGGGCCGAGATCAACGTCCTCGCGAACGGCGCGCGCCGGGTCGAGCTGATCTTCCTCAACACCGCCATGCACACCTCGCACGGCCGTCTCGGGCTGCCGAGCCTCTGGCGGGACCGCCACCTCGTCCTGCGTACCGTCGTCGCCGCCGACTCACCGCTGCGCAGGGCCGGTTCCTACACGTACGAGGGTCTCGTCGACGTCATCGCCGGGCTCCTGGAGCGCTACCGGCCCACCGTCGTCCACACCCTGGACCCCGACCCGGACATCCAGCACAGCCCCGAGGCGGTCCGCCGGCGGGACAGCGAGCAGCGCGGCTACTCCGACCACGCCGACCACACGGCGGCCGGCTGCTTCGCCTGGGCGGCGATGATCCGCTGGGTGGCGCGGTCGACCGGGGACGGCGGTGCCGTACCCGGCTTCGCCGTCACCTCGTTCCGCGGGTACTACAACCGCCACTGGCCCAAGAACCTGCCGCCCGGTGTGCTGGCCGAGAAGGCCGGCCACCTCGTCCCGTACGGCGGGTCCCCGGACTGGGAGTGCGGCAATCCGTCCGGGTGCGGGGACTACAACGTCGGCGGCGACCGCCCCCTGACCAACAGGAAGGGCTGGGTCCGCTCCACCCACCACCGCTACCCGGGGGCCCGCCCCGCCGTCGCCGCCGAGCCGGACGGGCGACTCGTCGCCTACGGGGTACTGGGGCTGCGCGCGGTCCGGTGGCGCGAGAGCGCACCCGGCAGCGGGGTCTGGGACGAACCGGACGACCTCGGCGGCGGCCCGCTCGCCCCGTCCCTGGGCTCGGCGGTGCTGCCCGACGGCAGGCAGCTGCTCCTCGGGCTGCGCTTCGCCGCGCTCGGCGGCCACGGCAGCGACAACGAGCGCGAGATAGTGCTGCTGGAGCAGCGCTCCCCCGGCGGCGGCTTCCGTGCCTGGCGGGGCCTCGGCAACCCCGCCCGGGGTCAGGACCACGGGCGCCGCATCGGCGTCCCGGTGGCCGTCACGGCCCCCGACGGGCGGGTCCACCTCTTCGTGAGGAACGCCGAGAAGGGCCTCAGCACGCGGGTGCGCGACGCGGCGGGCCGCTGGAGCGGCTGGCGGGACCTGGGCGGCGGCGCGGTCCAGGACGGGCTGAGCACGGCGGTGGACGGAGCGGGCCGCGTCCACGTCCACGCGGCCGGCCGTCACGCCGTGCACCACTGGACCCAGGACGCGCCCGGCGACGGGCTGACCGCCCGCGCCGAGCTCACCGGGGCGCCGGTACCCGGAGACCCGCCGACCGCGCTCGTGGGCGCCGACGGGTCCGTGGAGCTGTTCTACCGGGCCCGCGCGTCGTCCCGGCTGACGGCGGTGCGGGCGGGGGCCGCCGCGGACCGCGACGACTTCGACGGGTACGGGCCCGTGGCCGCCGCCCCCGCCCCGCTCGGCCCGATGCTGCTCGGCCGCACCGAGGAGGGCCTGATCCAGCTCCGTACCGGCCGGGGCCTCTCCGTACGGACCCGGGGGCCCGCGGCCCTCGACGGAACCGCGCTCCACCTCGGCGCGGACGGCCGCCCCGCGGTGGTGGGCCTGGGACCGGACGCCGTGCCGTGGATCTGGCGGCCGTAG
- the tuf gene encoding elongation factor Tu, whose amino-acid sequence MAKAKFERTKPHVNIGTIGHIDHGKTTLTAAITKVLHDAYPDLNEASAFDQIDKAPEERQRGITISIAHVEYQTESRHYAHVDCPGHADYIKNMITGAAQMDGAILVVAATDGPMPQTKEHVLLARQVGVPYIVVALNKADMVDDEEILELVELEVRELLSEYEFPGDDLPVVKVSALKALEGDKEWGQTVLDLMAAVDESIPQPERDVEKPFLMPIEDVFTITGRGTVVTGRIERGVLKVNETVDIVGIKTEKTTTTVTGIEMFRKLLDEGQAGENVGLLLRGIKREDVERGQVIIKPGSVTPHTEFQAQSYILSKDEGGRHTPFFNNYRPQFYFRTTDVTGVVTLPEGTEMVMPGDNTLMDVALIQPVAMEEGLKFAIREGGRTVGAGQVTKIIK is encoded by the coding sequence GTGGCGAAGGCAAAGTTCGAGCGGACTAAGCCGCACGTCAACATCGGCACCATCGGTCACATCGACCACGGTAAGACGACCCTCACGGCCGCCATTACCAAGGTGCTGCACGACGCGTACCCCGACCTGAACGAGGCCTCGGCCTTCGACCAGATCGACAAGGCTCCCGAAGAGCGCCAGCGTGGTATCACGATCTCGATCGCTCACGTTGAGTACCAGACCGAGTCGCGTCACTACGCCCACGTCGACTGCCCCGGTCACGCGGACTACATCAAGAACATGATCACGGGTGCCGCGCAGATGGACGGCGCGATCCTCGTGGTTGCCGCCACCGACGGCCCGATGCCGCAGACCAAGGAGCACGTGCTCCTGGCCCGCCAGGTCGGCGTTCCCTACATCGTCGTCGCCCTGAACAAGGCCGACATGGTGGACGACGAGGAGATCCTGGAGCTCGTCGAGCTCGAGGTCCGTGAGCTCCTCTCCGAGTACGAGTTCCCGGGCGACGACCTTCCGGTCGTCAAGGTCTCGGCGCTCAAGGCGCTCGAGGGCGACAAGGAGTGGGGCCAGACCGTTCTGGACCTCATGGCCGCCGTCGACGAGTCCATCCCGCAGCCCGAGCGTGACGTCGAGAAGCCGTTCCTCATGCCCATCGAGGACGTCTTCACGATCACCGGTCGCGGTACGGTCGTCACCGGCCGCATCGAGCGTGGTGTCCTGAAGGTCAACGAGACCGTCGACATCGTCGGTATCAAGACCGAGAAGACCACCACCACGGTCACCGGCATCGAGATGTTCCGCAAGCTGCTCGACGAGGGCCAGGCCGGTGAGAACGTCGGTCTGCTTCTTCGTGGCATCAAGCGCGAGGACGTCGAGCGCGGCCAGGTCATCATCAAGCCGGGTTCGGTCACGCCGCACACCGAGTTCCAGGCGCAGTCCTACATCCTGTCGAAGGACGAGGGTGGCCGTCACACCCCGTTCTTCAACAACTACCGCCCGCAGTTCTACTTCCGTACCACGGACGTGACGGGCGTTGTGACCCTCCCCGAGGGCACCGAGATGGTCATGCCGGGTGACAACACCCTCATGGACGTCGCGCTGATCCAGCCGGTCGCCATGGAAGAGGGCCTGAAGTTCGCCATCCGTGAGGGTGGCCGGACCGTGGGCGCCGGCCAGGTCACCAAGATCATCAAGTAA